The following coding sequences are from one Phycisphaeraceae bacterium window:
- a CDS encoding MBL fold metallo-hydrolase, whose protein sequence is MNQQRRDLLRLTAGLAGLGLVGGPAVAAATASGARVTRRSGDRDRYFTWEQPGGNDRPIWVAVGEGGNSLVLVGEDESLVVDCKTAAFGAALLREANSLSSRAPVKTVINTHHHADHTGGNYAMIAAGLPVISHAKCAKRVASGENRDRYAPHVEAAIRALAKSDSETAKAIMAEAESLAAKIQDLPPAAFAPTKTITENTEMEAASERLLLQHAGNGHTDNDVFVFIPRLNVLHTGDLLFARSHPFIDRAAGASTTGWCDAVRRMITLCDSETIVVPGHGDVTDLEGLKAQIVYFDTVRDGVSKMIDAGKSRDDVTRSELEAYADYARPQLRPAAFGAVYDEIIEERQRDEGH, encoded by the coding sequence ATGAACCAACAACGGCGAGATCTCCTCAGGTTGACCGCGGGCTTGGCGGGGCTCGGATTGGTTGGCGGCCCCGCGGTGGCCGCCGCGACGGCTTCCGGCGCGAGAGTCACGCGGCGATCGGGGGATCGTGATCGGTACTTCACCTGGGAGCAACCGGGCGGCAACGACCGGCCGATCTGGGTTGCGGTTGGCGAGGGCGGCAACTCGCTCGTGCTCGTCGGCGAGGACGAGTCGCTCGTGGTTGATTGCAAGACGGCCGCGTTCGGGGCGGCTCTGCTGCGGGAAGCCAACTCGCTCTCATCCCGGGCCCCGGTAAAGACCGTGATCAACACGCACCACCACGCGGACCACACCGGAGGAAACTACGCGATGATCGCCGCGGGCCTCCCGGTGATCTCGCACGCCAAGTGCGCCAAGCGGGTCGCGTCCGGCGAGAACCGGGATCGGTACGCCCCGCACGTGGAGGCCGCGATCCGGGCGCTGGCGAAGTCGGACAGCGAAACCGCCAAGGCGATCATGGCCGAAGCCGAGTCGCTCGCAGCGAAGATCCAGGACCTGCCGCCGGCTGCCTTCGCTCCGACGAAGACGATCACGGAGAACACGGAGATGGAGGCCGCGAGCGAGCGGCTGCTGCTCCAGCACGCCGGCAACGGCCACACCGACAACGATGTCTTCGTCTTCATCCCCCGCCTGAACGTCCTCCACACCGGGGATCTCCTGTTCGCCCGCAGCCACCCGTTCATCGACCGGGCCGCCGGGGCTTCGACGACGGGGTGGTGCGATGCCGTCCGGCGCATGATCACGCTGTGCGATTCGGAGACGATCGTGGTGCCGGGGCACGGCGACGTGACCGACCTCGAGGGCCTCAAGGCTCAGATCGTCTACTTTGATACCGTTCGCGACGGTGTCTCGAAGATGATCGATGCCGGCAAGAGCCGGGACGACGTGACCCGCTCGGAGCTCGAGGCGTACGCCGACTACGCCCGCCCGCAGTTGAGGCCCGCCGCGTTCGGCGCCGTGTACGACGAGATCATCGAGGAGCGTCAGCGTGACGAAGGGCACTAG
- a CDS encoding FkbM family methyltransferase yields MSIYDALQAGLLRGDTAGTIIEVGAHIGDDSARLRRMYPQARLICFEPDPRNAYEFRRLGRDAGLTLVEAAVSDTDGTAVMHLSGGRHPEWAGHANAPRAWTQSSSLKMPSGHLKAFPWVKFKDTAKVRGVRLDSYAAEAGLGDIELIWADTQGAEDLMIAGGPKTLARTRLLFTEFSDQAMYEGQIPLAEILKRLPGAWEVVERFKFDVLLRNTAMPAPKASA; encoded by the coding sequence ATGAGTATCTACGACGCGCTGCAGGCGGGATTGCTCCGCGGCGACACCGCCGGAACGATCATCGAAGTCGGGGCGCACATCGGCGACGATTCGGCGCGGTTGCGACGGATGTACCCGCAGGCGAGGCTGATCTGCTTCGAGCCCGATCCGAGGAACGCGTACGAGTTTCGTCGCCTGGGGCGGGATGCGGGCCTCACGCTGGTGGAGGCCGCGGTTTCGGACACCGACGGCACGGCGGTGATGCACCTCTCGGGAGGGCGGCACCCGGAATGGGCCGGCCACGCCAACGCTCCGCGGGCGTGGACGCAGTCGTCGTCGCTCAAGATGCCCAGCGGCCATCTAAAGGCGTTCCCCTGGGTGAAGTTCAAGGACACAGCCAAGGTTCGGGGCGTGCGGCTCGATAGCTACGCCGCGGAGGCCGGGCTCGGAGACATCGAGTTGATCTGGGCGGATACGCAGGGCGCCGAGGACCTGATGATCGCGGGCGGCCCGAAGACGCTGGCCCGTACCAGGCTGCTGTTCACCGAGTTCAGCGATCAGGCGATGTACGAGGGCCAGATACCCCTCGCAGAGATTCTGAAGCGGCTGCCCGGAGCGTGGGAGGTCGTAGAGCGGTTCAAGTTCGATGTGCTTCTGCGGAACACCGCGATGCCGGCGCCCAAAGCGTCCGCGTGA
- a CDS encoding radical SAM protein gives MTAIYTPLPEHPHLDSQDPGLLAAVAEGCARLTPEQAIAAMATLPLTTLARFADARCRSLHADTFRTYVIDRNINYTNVCNARCTFCAFRRDADDSDAYTLSFDQIHEKIGELAAVGGTQILMQGGMNPSLPLEWYIELLTGIKEKFPGIHIHAFSPPEFIEFVHFFDPPGSTLEEKLRWVMVRLRDAGLDSIPGGGGEIFADPVRRKIGLGKCDAEAWLTTMYVAHSLGMFTSATMMFGHIEGYADRVHHMVQVRAWQDRALAGAAAGGAMGHYKAFISWPFQRENTPLGRVRDWGADAAELTREFPGDAVARAYGFGANPDVDYRDLGPAAAEFGRRVRMSGAVDYLRTQALSRLVLDNIYSIGASWVTMGPHIGQVALAYGANDMGSVMMEENVVSSAGTTYCLDEAVLCRLIREAGFTPAQRNNTYDLIRTHPATPSAPDLAVTDWSRHRARKMHQQAPAVREPRAELSVSAR, from the coding sequence ATGACTGCGATCTACACGCCCCTGCCTGAACATCCTCACTTGGATTCTCAGGACCCCGGCCTGCTCGCCGCGGTGGCCGAGGGCTGCGCCCGGCTGACCCCGGAGCAGGCGATTGCCGCGATGGCGACGCTCCCGCTGACCACCCTGGCCCGGTTCGCGGATGCTCGCTGCCGGTCGCTCCACGCGGACACGTTCCGCACGTACGTGATCGATCGGAACATCAACTACACCAACGTCTGTAACGCGCGGTGCACGTTCTGTGCGTTCCGGCGCGATGCCGACGACAGCGATGCGTACACGCTGTCGTTCGATCAGATCCACGAGAAGATCGGGGAGTTGGCGGCCGTCGGGGGAACGCAGATCCTGATGCAGGGGGGGATGAACCCGAGTCTCCCGCTCGAGTGGTACATCGAACTGCTCACGGGGATCAAGGAGAAGTTCCCGGGGATCCACATCCACGCCTTCTCGCCTCCGGAGTTCATCGAGTTCGTGCATTTCTTCGACCCGCCCGGCTCCACGCTGGAGGAGAAGCTCCGGTGGGTGATGGTGCGGCTGCGCGACGCCGGGCTGGATTCGATCCCCGGCGGCGGCGGCGAGATCTTTGCCGACCCGGTTCGACGCAAGATCGGGCTTGGCAAGTGCGACGCCGAGGCCTGGCTTACGACGATGTATGTCGCTCACTCTCTGGGCATGTTCACCAGCGCCACGATGATGTTCGGCCACATCGAGGGGTACGCCGATCGCGTGCACCACATGGTCCAGGTCCGCGCGTGGCAGGACCGGGCCCTGGCCGGCGCCGCGGCGGGCGGAGCGATGGGACACTACAAGGCGTTCATCTCGTGGCCGTTCCAGCGGGAGAACACGCCGCTGGGCCGAGTCAGGGACTGGGGGGCCGACGCCGCGGAACTGACCCGCGAGTTCCCTGGGGACGCCGTCGCGCGGGCCTACGGCTTTGGCGCCAATCCCGATGTCGACTATCGCGACCTGGGCCCCGCGGCCGCCGAGTTCGGGCGGCGCGTCCGGATGTCCGGCGCGGTCGACTACCTGAGGACCCAGGCGCTCTCCCGGTTGGTGCTCGACAACATCTACTCGATCGGTGCTTCCTGGGTGACGATGGGGCCGCACATCGGGCAGGTGGCGCTCGCGTACGGCGCCAACGACATGGGCAGCGTGATGATGGAGGAAAACGTGGTCTCCTCCGCCGGAACCACCTATTGCCTGGACGAGGCGGTCCTCTGCCGCCTGATCCGCGAGGCCGGGTTCACTCCCGCTCAGCGCAACAACACGTACGACCTGATCCGCACGCACCCGGCCACGCCCTCGGCGCCGGACCTTGCAGTGACCGACTGGTCTCGCCACCGGGCGAGGAAGATGCACCAGCAGGCTCCGGCCGTCCGCGAGCCGCGGGCCGAACTCTCGGTCAGTGCGAGATAG